One Nicotiana tomentosiformis chromosome 4, ASM39032v3, whole genome shotgun sequence genomic window carries:
- the LOC138909466 gene encoding uncharacterized protein — protein MLFADDIILIDESRSGINEKLEVWTQVLESKSFKLSRMKTEYLECKFSAKPMEMGVDVRLGSQVVPSIGIFKYLGLVIQEGEEIDEDVTHRIGVGWMKWRLTSRILCDKRVPPILKASKAANID, from the coding sequence ATGCTATTCGCTGATGACAtaattctgattgatgagtcacgATCTGGCATTAACGAGAAGCTGGAGGTTTGGACACAAGTTCTTGAGTCTAAgagtttcaagctgagcaggatgaAGACGGagtacctggagtgtaagttcagcgctaaGCCGATGGAgatgggcgtggatgtgaggcttggaTCACAGGTCGTCCCAAGTATAGGCattttcaagtaccttgggttaGTTATCCAGGAGGGAGaagagatcgacgaggatgtcacacaccgtattggagtggggtggatgaagtggaggttaacATCTAGaatcctgtgtgacaagagagtgccaccaatactcaaag